AACATTATTAATATCTAGTATCTCTCACAGAGTTACTCATAATGATATCTTACCTGAGCTTCAGAACACTACAGAAGCACCTTTGCCACAGCATCTGCAAAATGACGATATGTGTATTGTACCTCTCAAGAGTCCATAAGCTATGGCTACCTAGCTTCAGCCTTGATTGGCCCGAAAATAACTCCAGTCCAAGATACTGTACAAACAGAGCTGAATGACATCTCAAAGCTGATGTCAGAAGAAAActcaaatttttaaataaaatgttgacCTCAATAGATGTAAACCgttttcctattatttttaaGTACGTAAGTTTTCACGAAAGTTGTGATTAATGTTTGATACATGCAACTAGCACATCATACAGTAAAAtgagagaagagaaaacagaatgatgttttaatgaaaacaaagtataGAAGATCTTTAACCCGGCAACCATTTCATGATGTATTTATCTTTTGAAGAACATCATTCCTTCACATGCAAAGtcacaaacataaaaaaagaaaatgaagaggcaACATCTCTCTTCTattctccctcccacccaccacCCTACCCGTCCAGTAGACTGTATTACATCAGATAACATATTGTGACCACCACCTAGCACCAACCTGCTTCCAGGTGCAGTATCATCATTCTGGATTAATTTTACCTATTGTATATGCCATCTCCTCCACCGTCACCCATGTTCAACACAGATACTCAGACCTAGAACCCTCACTTTTGAAGGTCATTTGAGAATCCATGCTTGACCTAGAACAAAGGAGAAGTCTTTCCGACTCATCTGTGTACCTTCgtgcccagagctgctctcctgTATTTACTGTTCGAGGCTTCAGAGATAGTGTTTCAAATTTCACATAGGTCTCTTTTGCAAGTTCAGCTTCCTTGGCAGTTTTTGGTTTCAcatgaagttttaaaactttgtaGAGTAAGAAAAGTATCAAAGGTAAAACAACCACACATGCTGCACTGCTGGCCAATATCAGAATTGAAAACTGAGAGCTCTCTTCATTGTTTAACCCATCAGTGGAGAAAATAATGCACTGCTCTTTTGTAGGTGGCACTCCTTTGGGCGAGACACATGCCATATATTGAGTACTTGGTTGCAAACCATCAATCGTGACTTTGTTTTTGCTAGAATCAGTGCTCAGAGGCAACATATCTTTCTCACCATACTTTGAGTATAACACAGTCACTGCAGAGTTGCTTGTGGCATTGACAGTTTTCCAAGTTAAGGTCACTCTTTCATCAGTTTCACTGATCACCCTTAGGTTTTTTACAGTAACATTCTGCTCATCCATACCTGCTGTATTCAATGAAGTTTCCTCACCTTTCTTGCTCACCTCCCCAGTCTGTTTCGTCTCCTCACCCTTCTTGCTTACCTCCCCAGcctgctttttgtttccatttgtcACTGcctttggatttttctttccatctatCACAGGCCTGGATTGCTTCTTGTCAGTAAGCCTGATGCTCGTTGATCTTTCAGTGCTAACcagtgctgtggtggtggctgtggtgaGAAGAGGTATGGTTGTCTGCTCAGGTTCCTGCTTGGATTCCTCCTGAGTTGTATTCTGTCCCTCTGCCTCTTGCTTCCTTACATACTTCTGTGGGGACACAGTTGTAGTAATTACACCAACCACTgtgacagcaacagcagcttctGACATTCCTGCTAAGTTCTTGGCTTTACATCTGTATTCTCCTGCGTCCTTGTATGAAATCCCTGTCAAGCTTATTATGGACCACCTGACACCCTCTCCGGGTGTTTCTTGAATTACtacaagaaaatgcaaagagtAAAACATTATAAGAGGGAGCTAAAGAGAAAGTAAACATTATTAGACTACTTCTTCCCTTATTTCTGCCCGAAGGAATCACATGTATTAGACTtagtttaaaggaaaaaaaaaaaaggcacacacaaaaagaaatcaaaaaaccaaatcaaaccacaCCAGCTATGGAACTCCCTGCCATATTATATTATTGCAGAAAAAGTGCTCAGTGCTCAAAATGGAATTGGATGTCTGGAGGAATTACAATATGATTTGCAATTTCCCTAAGTAGAACAAAACCACATAAAGAGAAATCAAATATCTTAAAGCTGTTAAGTGACTAGGAAATAAAAGTCTCACTACTTCAAGTGACACTGAACACATTAgccatttaaaacatttttggaaattaCCTTTGTCTTAAGATATTTCAGTACTTTGGACTACTACCTTCTTCAGATGTATGATTTAAGATAACTGCTGACTACTTGGTAGTTGTATGTtatgaatgaaatgaaaatgaaaaaaacacgAAACATTTTTTACATGTAAGTTACTGCATAAATATCTATCATAGCAGCCAAAATGATATCAGGCAATCACAGCCACTTTAGCATTCAAGACAGATGTTGCAAATAGACaagaaacatttgcaaataacatagaaaatgtgattttggaAAATCCTGTTTACAATGTTGAGTTTTAAGTGGCTCAGTTATGGCCTCACTAGCTTTTTTAATATGAACTTTTTGAACCAAAACGGCGATTCCAGTTAACAAATTTTCCTTCCCGTTTTTCACCTTCTGAGTTAAGGCCCAACTATCCCAGCCTCCATTTTCCTTTATCCTTCCTCCGCTTCATCCACTTCCCCCCTCCACACACCGTTCTTATCACAGACCGCATCCAGACTAGAACAACCTGTTGGACCTGTTCAGACCAAGACCTAGAGAATGAATTTCGTAACAGCTGTTGCACAGGCACAATTGCCAGCTTGGTGCAGTACCTGGTCCATTGTTACTCATTGTAATGATCTCAAAGCACAAGCAACCCAACAATTTCAGGCTCTCCCATTTCCTATAAAAGAGCAACTATACCTGTATAGTTCACCGGTATATTGTCTGACCTAGTCCAAGTAAGCTGCGGTGTTGGGTACCCAGTCGCATCACAGCGCAGCAGAACGTTGCTTCCCAGTGGGGAAGTGATTTTTGTTGCTGATGTCATCACGGATGGTTTAAGACACTGCTCTAACTCAGCTCTCTGGAACAAGATTCCTGCCAGACTCTCAGGTCCGCTACATGAAACCAATGGATCAAGAAGTACAACCGAGTTGTCCACAATTTTGGAAAATTCAATTAGCTTCGAAATGCGACAGTCACAAAACCATGGGTTGTCCTGCAAACCTGAAACAGAGAGGGAATCGGGGAAAGAAGAACAAATTATAAAGCTGTCAGGCAATATATTGTGATTATATTATGACACATGACTGCAACTAAGTACATTCAAGGGGGGCCATGGACCTATTCTGAGTTAAACTTTTCTCGTtcaatttgtcttttttgttcatCTGATGGTGGGGGATCTAATGGTTTTTGCAGAGGTGAGGAAGAACAGTATGAATGTTTATTAAGCTaaaatttttcttcacagaaatttACAGGAGCATAGTAATATACTGGCACTACCTTTGCTTAGCTTTGCCGTTTATCTAggaaaaaacactttgaaaagaTGTCTTAAGACTGATGATACATTTTCACCTGCCTGTGCCTTCTGGAAAGATAGCTTCTCAGGGCTATTGCATCCTGtcactctgctctgctcttaGTCTTTCTTTGGGCTTTTACAGTTTGATCTTTACAGAGCCTGTTTTCAACGTTTGTAGGGAACATGATGATTTAAGAGTTGAGATCTTACACCAGCATCTCTACCCCTTGAAAAAAGGATAAAGGCTAAGGAGAAAAAGCTTTAGACCAGTAAAATTCTTATCTAGCTCTGAACTATACCAGTATTCCTAGAAATATGGCTTCAATTTAGGACAACCTCTGAAACACATTCAAAAAGAATAGCAGAAGAGTAGAAAATAGGAAGGACCCTGAAACCCCCCCAATGGCTACAATGTCTTTATGATGGCACACAAGAACACTATCTCTCCTCCTCTGTTAGAGGCTATAACATTTGTTTCTTGATTCCAAAGTCTTTGAATGAAAGGCTTCTCCCTCTTGGTGAACTTGCTATGGTGAAAGAGAGAAGCCACTTCAGAGCAATATAAGCCTAAATCCTCAGCTGGTATCGATTACTCGGCTATGCTGACCTTCATAGAGCAACAGCGGCTTCACCAGGCAAAACACCACACAGCATATCATCCATgagttgaaatattttctcatttgacTTATATACTTTTGGGCATACcattgtttttttggggggtgggtgggagtgTTAAGAACAAACAGAATTTATAGGCTGAAACAAGTGATGGTATGTAAAAACCCTTCACTGtaaccaaaatgaaagcaaaaaaaaaacccaaaccacctaACCTACTAATATTATTCAGTTTGTATTTTTgggaaatgtcaaaataactgatggaaaaactctgctttttgttctggAAGAAACCTGTAGATGAAAGAATACATGAATAATTAATTACTGCGTTGTTTTATCGCCTGACCAAGATTAGGTTATTTTAAGCACAATGGCAGTGATTGGTTAAAACTGTGGTAAACTCCAATTAATCCCTGCTCTTTAAAACAAGACTTGACCTGAAGAGATTCCACGACTTTGACATCACAATCCAATTTCACCCCCTCCAGACATAAGAGATTTTACATCTATTCACTACTTATTGTCTGCTGGAACAGAGAAGGAGAAACCAAGGAAAGTCTATCAGCAACTGCTTTaagagattattaaaaaaatatttaaaatttcctgTGAACCTCACACGTATTCATAAGCAAAAGAGACACCATTtgaatgttttccatttatGTCTAGGCACATCAACTGTTTGTGCTCATAAAAATTCAGCCCAATCAAGCACATGTATGTAACTATTTGTGCTCATCTTCTAAATTAGGGAAGCTTTAGTTTGTAGTTAGAACAAGTTGAGAAGATACTcctgtagtatttttttttcctttctcacttgTTTATAAGGGGTCAGTTTTCCTCACTACGCTAAGAAAGAGACTATataagcatttgaaaattaaactcCGCTAAGGTATAAAAGGGAAGACAGGATTCCCTTGAACCAAGGCTCAACTGCCAGAGATCCTCTGTAATAAAAGTTGCTAAAATGCATGTGAACTCCCAATGTGGCCCCTGTGCTATCTAGAGGACAGAAGCACGGGGCAGCTGTGCTacaagccagcagcagggcaggaactTTGGGTCCACAGCATTAATCAGAACAGATCTGCAGCATCAGTAGGGCTCCCATCCCACATACCAGGCAGCAGATCCTCCCTTACACCAAACActaccaaaaatatttcttctgtgacCTTCTGCACCCTGCAAGCTTTACTGCAGGAAAGCATGGGGTTTATTATTGTTTCTAATACTACTAGCAGCGCTTAAGGCCTTTCAAACtgaaccatagaatcatttaggttggaagatACCCTTAAAATTATCAGGTCCAACTGTGAAcatagcactgccaagtccatcactaaaccatgtccttaagtgccacacctacatgtcttttaaatacctccaaggatggtgactcaatcacttccctgagcagcctgttccagttcctgaaaaccctttttgtgaagaaatttctccttttatatatatatataaataaatacatggtCTTCATATTCTCCCAGTGTCCCAACGAAGACCCAAAGTTTTTACAGTAAGTATCAGAAACTGACAAAATAGGAAGAACAATGAAGAAGAGATTAATAGCCCTTAGACTGGATGGTTGTTTAGTCCAGTCTGGGACACAGGTTTGACCATCTCAGACCATTCTGATGGCCTGGTTCCAGCTTTAGAAGAAAGCTGTAGTCCCAGAAGACTCTGCACTTCCATGCTCTGGTGCATAGAAAGTGCATTATTTCTGCTAGTCACTTCATCTTCCCCATCCATCGCACTTCGCAGTCAAACTGGCTAAAGAAACAGAGcttacatataaatacatataatgTATATAGCTGCAGGAGTTCCTTCCTTGCCTTTATCTGTGTCTTGCCAATATCTGACAGTAGTCACATTATTTTTAGCAAAGATGCACAGCCATTGTAAGTCATCAAGTCACATGGAtccccaaaatgaaaaaatgcaaataatattgAGTTGGAAGCAAGGATAAAACATTGAATTTGATTATGCTTCAGTTAGCTATTGAAGAGAATGGAAATGGGAACACAAACTTAGTTTCCAAACTACAAAGGGTATTCCAAAATTTAACAGCTTGTGTTTACAACATGGTAAAAAAGTGAGAACAAATAtaggaaagaattttaaaagggttaaaaaaggggggaatactaagaaactggagaaaaaccTGCGAGCTTTAATAAAGGAATGAGATGGAATCCCCTCAGGACAAGAATTTCctaagaagagaaaagaaaaataattctaagtCTCCAACAGCCTGTGTATCTGATGGAACACTGAGTCTTTATAAATGCTGGAttcttttgcagaaatattAAGGCAGCTTGTTGACCTGAGAAAGAAATActaaccaaagcaaaacaaacattgATAAATATTCACACTTTGCAATATACTAATGCAgtgtattttaacattaaatatGGATTATAAATTGCTCTAAAAACCTTGATTCTATATTTAGCATGTTTTAAATTTACTCTCATACCTTTTTATGTATGCTTGCATGTACAATGgcaaatatatgtatgtgtgtgtctgtggaTGCACATTTTTGCAGTCTTGTCTGTAAGCAAGGTTTCCCCATACTGTGTCAATATGGACTTTAGCATTCTAAATAGCTACGAGTGAAATTTCCTTTGTAAATCAGTAACCAGTCTCAGACCATAACTTGTATAATATACTGCTTTTCAGTTGCTGTAAAATGGCAGTATGTGAAATATTCAAGTTTTGGGCCAATGGAAATATTCACCACAGCTTGGGCCAACCTACCCAAGGCTCTCCCCCAACTGAAGTCCCTACACTGTGTCCCAGCATTTCCTGCACACGGTAATTGCTAGGAAGTAgtttcaggaaaagcagcatataCCCAATGACCCAGCATAACGGCTGGGAGCCTGATGGACCTGCAGCATTTCAAATTTATGGCACCTCTACATGCAATAGAGACAAGATCTCATCTAATTCCCACTCTATCAAATACTGGATTCCTCTGTTCCTCTCAGTGACTCACTAGAGGTAATTTTCCATATGGAAAATGCTACTGCCACCATTCACGCCAGAAATTTCAATCTCTGTACAGCAGCCAATGCTGAAACTTAGCTGTGCCTTGGATCAAAGTATTAGGCTATAGCTCCAGAGGTAACCAAGAGAGGGCCAGGTGAACTCACACACTGGTCTCTCGATCATTTCCACTGCTTAACCGTCAGCTCACTctacagctttgttttgaaCTGTTCCAAAGGGCACTCTCCAAGACAAAGACAGAAATGGCTCCAGGGACAGTTTGCATTCCAGGAATTGCTCCCTGAAATGCTTGTGGATGAGAACACACCAAGGACTGCTCGCTCTACCTGGTTCTTGCCCCCAGTGTAAATGCAGCAGGCTTTGCACCTCCAAACTACCCTGCATGCCTATCAGCCCATCAGGCATACAACATACCCTTGCTATTTCATATGACAAAAGCACAGTTCTATGGGTTGCAATGCAACCCTCACATTACTTCAGGcagtctgaagaaaaaacacagccccacaccCAGTTACATTTTAGAGTCACTGCAGCATCCCATAGAGCCCACAGAAAACCAGGGGCTAAATCTTAGAAAGTGTGGAATTCAGTGAGCTTTAAGGAGAGCTGGCCATAAACTTTGCGGATGAGAGCCAGTGAGCCACCTAGCCATAAGGTCAGGAATCATTCCCTGACCCTCTTTCATTTAGCGTAGTGTTCACACAGAGGAATATCATTCACTGGGAGGTAATAAAAACATCCCAAACCCCTAAGTACAGACACTATTAATTGGAATAAGGAAATACTAATCTGCCACTCCCCTGGCAAAAGCAATCCATGGCTCCTCCAAGAGTCCTTGAAGTAAACATGGGGAACCTGAACCTTTTCTTACATGAAACCTTCTTGATGCTCAGTCAAGACACCGAAGATAGAATTTCCTCCTGGTGTTAAGAAATACATATGTACAAACATTTGAGTCTGGGGCACTGATGTTGCTGGTCTTgttaattaaatacaaatgaCAATCTTGTTTTGCCAGAACTAAGAGAGAAGCCAGCCTAAGCCCTAACTGCTTACACTAAGTAGAATCTGACTGCCATTTTCCTGACtagacaaaaccagcatttaTTTGCTCTGGGTTCTAGCATCTAGCAAAGCTCGGGCTGCAGTTACCATTCCGTGTAGGCACATAGGTCAGTCAGCCTGAATGCTCCCACAGAGAACAGCTGGAACACATAGGACACTCTTGAGCATTGAAGCATGCTATTGTGGccatcacattttaaaagaaactttttttaaaaaaaaaccaaaaaacccaaaggagtCCAAAAGTAACCTACAACTATggcagaaaatgtgaaaaaagcaaaaccaaaaccctcaCAGTCAATAAGAAACCAGTGAAAGGCATGGTATGGTTAGTTAAGGCagcaaacagggaaggaaaatataTGACCGGTTACTATAAGAgatggtaattattttttctatatgtCCATCTTGTGAAGGACAAGAGGTAACCAGCTTAGTTTGCAGTAAGGGAGATTGAGGTTAGATATTAAGAGAAACTTTCTCACTACCCTGATGGATAAGCACTGGAGAAGGTTACCAGAGAAGACTCTGGCTGCAGACTTCAAGAACAGCGCTGACTTAACTGGAACAGTTCAGTTCACCTGGATCTGCATCCCAGCAGGCTAGAGGCCTTTTCAAAATCCTTCCTGATCACATACCTCTGTGATACTTCTCTCCATATCAGAGGAGGAGCACAGTACCTATGGGCTATGCTTCTCCCCAGGCTCCAGCAATCCCAGCAGATAGGAGGGGTGTCAAAGTAGAAAATATGCCACAGCGCACATCTTGCTCCTGTTGTTCTAAGCTGACATCTCCTCTGGTTGGAGCATTATAGAGACATCTCAACATCTAGGTCACCCTTCTGGCCTAATAGTTTCTATCAGCCATTAATTCCTGAAAAACAACTGCTTTGTAACAGTCCATCAACAGCAGCCTAAGGATGAGCCTCCAGCAGTGAGTGTGCGTGGTATAACTACTACTTTGCAGACTCCAGTAATATGGATAATAAAACTTAACACTTAGTGGAGACTAAGTAAGCTTGTGAAAATAAGCCATGACATAAAGAGCACTGCTCTTTGTAATCTCCAGAGGACAGGGATGGTTTCTCATTCACTATAGAGTTTCTTATGTTGCTGTCTGCATTGGGATATACTCATCAGAAGGCTACGGTgtcaatgaaagaaaattcagccaATTATTCCACAGCTCACCTAAGACAGATTTACTGAACACAACACAATGAAAATACTACCTGGCATTTTGCATTCTCAGATCCAAATCCATACTGACTGCACAGAGCCTCCCTCAGCACCTAACAAGCAAGACAAGCGAGGCGCTGTTTGAACCCAGCGTGTGTTCCCCTTTGAAGATCTGTGTTCTAATCCAGTCCGTAGctcataaatgaaaataatccaAAGGTCTCTAGAGAACCCAATGCTGGCACCAGAGAGTTTGCCAGGACTAGAGGAGGCTGGCAAAGTGCCTGCACCAGCAAAGCCTGCAGAGAGTTGacagggggaaggggagaagagtATGTGTggtcaggggttttttttagtgtttgttttctgggttggtttttttgtttgcttctttttttttgtttttttaagcgGTGAGGGCTATGTAAGACAAGAAAACCAAATAACCTCTGGGAATCCCACAAGATCATCAGGAGGATTATATCTAGCACAGTCAGCTCCTACTTTACTGCCTCCTTTAGCCTTCTGTGTGGGGACAGGGAAAGGGGTACTGAGCTTAActtaacagctttttctttttttttaatcccaaatAAACAAAGATCCTATTAAGGCTGCAAGCCTACAGTTACCACGCAAGCAACCTATTCAGCCTACTTGATCTATAAAGTTACGTGTTACACCTCATCTGAGTAAGAATTTCAAattgcagcttttgctgtgaaacaaagcagctgaaaaatgaacTCTGAATAGTGGAGATGTAGACCAAGGAATTGAAAATACTGGGCAGTACAATGCAGGGCAGATCTTTACCAGCAGGTATAGAACTACTGCAGCAGAGAGCCAGCTGGTTTTCCTCCCTTCCACCTGCTACACTACACTACAACAGCGTCAAAACGTGCattgaaacagcagcagaagagaacaCAATCGATAGAGCTGTTCCAGCCATGCTCTGagactgcagaagagaaaggggTTACTTGCAAGACTAGGAAGTGGAGAGAAAGTGGAAGATAAAGAACAAAGTCTAGTATATTATCACATCTGTTCTGTTTGtgaaagttgaaaaaaaatgatgaaaaaaatcaggttcTGGTCAAACTATTCTTAAATACTTACcttaaatattataaaaaatactgtgaagttGTAGGGATCAGATCCCAATTCTCTCTCATATTCAACatgtaaaaagggaaaaaattcagGATCATCAGTCAGCTTTAGAGCAATACAAGGTTAACAGGAGTCAtggggggagcagagctgccctcTTTTGGGGCACTAACACTACCTGCAGCGCTGTATCTCAGGGCAGGCTTCATATGAAC
This genomic interval from Falco peregrinus isolate bFalPer1 chromosome 2, bFalPer1.pri, whole genome shotgun sequence contains the following:
- the LRIT3 gene encoding leucine-rich repeat, immunoglobulin-like domain and transmembrane domain-containing protein 3, whose protein sequence is MYLFIYFYLLMNFLEEVHGFCPSQCTCVYHGRSDGTGTRSVLCNDPDMYEIPVNVPVDTVKLRIEKTVIRRIPTEAFYYLVDLKYLWVTYNCVANIDISSFYNLKQLHELRLDGNLLSTFPWESLAEMPNLRILDLHNNKVTSIPADAGRYLRNLTYLDISSNKLTTLPSDLMDIWPPFSEALLPKNTDVLVTQRVILGLQDNPWFCDCRISKLIEFSKIVDNSVVLLDPLVSCSGPESLAGILFQRAELEQCLKPSVMTSATKITSPLGSNVLLRCDATGYPTPQLTWTRSDNIPVNYTVIQETPGEGVRWSIISLTGISYKDAGEYRCKAKNLAGMSEAAVAVTVVGVITTTVSPQKYVRKQEAEGQNTTQEESKQEPEQTTIPLLTTATTTALVSTERSTSIRLTDKKQSRPVIDGKKNPKAVTNGNKKQAGEVSKKGEETKQTGEVSKKGEETSLNTAGMDEQNVTVKNLRVISETDERVTLTWKTVNATSNSAVTVLYSKYGEKDMLPLSTDSSKNKVTIDGLQPSTQYMACVSPKGVPPTKEQCIIFSTDGLNNEESSQFSILILASSAACVVVLPLILFLLYKVLKLHVKPKTAKEAELAKETYVKFETLSLKPRTVNTGEQLWARRYTDESERLLLCSRSSMDSQMTFKSEGSRSEYLC